In one window of uncultured Acetobacteroides sp. DNA:
- a CDS encoding cation diffusion facilitator family transporter — MVSNAQQNINYQKIVATVAVALFAVKTVAWYITGSVAIFTDAMESIVNMVGGFVGLYSLYLSAVPKDRNHPYGHGKVEFVSAGFEGALIAIAGALIIYKSILALISPTPLAKLDYGIYLVLFSAIVNYGVGYMAIRQGRKTSSLALVASGRHLQSDTYTTLGIIVGLIILEITGKGWLDAVTAMVFASLIIYQGVKIVRHALAGIMDEADMKLIADVVEQLNRNRRAHWIDLHNFRIVKYGAVYHIDCHLTVPWYITVKEAHLEASQLEGFIVEKFGRNIEMSVHVEDCHLSACSICEVKDCTHRVAPLCHRVKWNADNVASVKRHIGDSPSCSHS, encoded by the coding sequence ATGGTAAGCAATGCCCAACAGAACATTAACTATCAGAAAATAGTTGCCACGGTAGCGGTGGCGCTCTTTGCCGTTAAAACGGTGGCGTGGTACATCACCGGATCGGTAGCCATCTTTACCGACGCCATGGAGAGCATTGTGAACATGGTTGGTGGATTTGTTGGGCTATACAGCCTCTACCTTTCGGCTGTTCCTAAAGATAGGAATCACCCCTACGGGCACGGTAAGGTGGAGTTTGTGTCGGCGGGCTTCGAGGGGGCGCTTATCGCCATTGCTGGAGCCCTCATCATCTACAAATCGATACTCGCACTGATATCGCCCACCCCGCTGGCTAAGCTCGACTACGGTATCTACCTGGTGCTCTTCTCGGCCATCGTAAACTACGGGGTCGGCTACATGGCCATCCGCCAAGGACGGAAGACCAGCTCGTTGGCTCTTGTTGCCAGCGGCAGGCATCTGCAATCGGATACCTACACCACCCTAGGCATCATCGTTGGGTTAATCATCCTGGAGATTACAGGAAAGGGTTGGCTCGATGCAGTTACGGCTATGGTATTTGCCTCCCTAATCATCTACCAAGGGGTAAAGATTGTGCGGCATGCCCTTGCGGGAATCATGGACGAGGCCGACATGAAGCTCATCGCCGATGTGGTGGAGCAGCTGAACAGGAATCGCAGGGCACATTGGATCGACCTGCACAACTTCAGAATCGTTAAGTATGGAGCCGTGTACCACATCGACTGCCACCTGACGGTGCCCTGGTACATCACCGTAAAGGAGGCTCACCTTGAGGCCAGCCAGCTAGAAGGTTTTATAGTGGAGAAGTTCGGGAGGAACATCGAGATGAGCGTGCACGTGGAGGACTGCCACCTATCGGCCTGCTCGATATGCGAGGTTAAGGATTGCACTCATCGGGTAGCGCCGCTTTGCCATCGAGTGAAGTGGAACGCCGATAACGTTGCCAGCGTTAAGCGCCATATTGGAGATAGCCCAAGCTGCAGCCATAGCTAG
- a CDS encoding glycoside hydrolase family 13 protein, translated as MKRITLPCALLLVALAQQSVAKRPSQTVEFVPQWAKSAVWYQIFPERFRNGDPTNDPTVNDIKGADPADPPKQWQVHPWGSDWYERQPYEKANGEPELWKHMLRRRYGGDLQGVIEKLDYIKGMGFNAIYLNPIFDSPSAHKYDGASYHHVDPNFGPDPVGDRALMATENPLKPATWVWTKADLLTLKLIKEAHNRGIRVIFDGVFNHLGANSFAFRDLKKNQQHSPYRDWFTVKSYDDSVKGTKFDYEGWFGVKSLPELREDANGIVDGPKQYIFAATQRWMNPKGMGTKYGIDGWRLDVAYCIGHPFWKQWRKHVRSINPQAYMTAEIVEAPEKVKPYLLGDEFDAEMNYNFAFTCAEFFINPDSMRISASKFDRKLRDLREYYPQGVAYVVQNLFGSHDANRIGSHIVNRGICNYRNWGTYFGKSQAANNPKYSVRKPNAEELQLQKLVAIMQMTYVGAPMVYYGDEVGMWGGNDPDCRKPMVWDDITYADEVYNVDGSKRTPDRVEVNRELQAHYKKLIGIRNANPALQLGTFKTLIADDAKDVYVFEREYKGRKLIVALNNSVKEQVVTLAGVTGQSMSDLLNGKTYSAVKGNLTLTVSPKWADIVRVR; from the coding sequence ATGAAACGAATAACCTTACCTTGTGCACTATTGCTGGTTGCGCTGGCACAGCAATCGGTGGCGAAGAGGCCAAGCCAAACCGTAGAGTTTGTCCCTCAGTGGGCAAAGAGCGCGGTGTGGTACCAGATTTTCCCCGAGCGCTTCCGGAATGGCGACCCAACCAACGATCCAACCGTGAACGACATTAAGGGTGCCGACCCCGCCGATCCTCCTAAGCAATGGCAGGTGCACCCTTGGGGTAGCGATTGGTACGAGCGCCAGCCCTACGAGAAAGCTAATGGAGAACCCGAGCTATGGAAGCACATGCTCCGTCGCCGCTACGGGGGCGACCTTCAGGGGGTCATCGAAAAGCTCGACTACATAAAGGGTATGGGCTTTAACGCCATCTATCTTAACCCGATATTCGACTCCCCTTCGGCGCACAAGTACGACGGTGCCAGCTACCACCATGTCGATCCAAACTTCGGTCCAGATCCTGTTGGCGATAGGGCGTTAATGGCAACCGAGAATCCGCTAAAGCCCGCTACCTGGGTGTGGACAAAGGCCGACCTGCTGACACTAAAGCTCATCAAAGAGGCGCACAACAGGGGCATCCGCGTTATCTTCGATGGGGTATTTAACCATTTAGGGGCAAATAGCTTCGCGTTCCGCGATCTGAAGAAGAACCAGCAGCACTCTCCGTATAGGGATTGGTTTACCGTTAAGTCGTATGATGATAGCGTTAAGGGAACCAAGTTCGACTACGAGGGGTGGTTTGGCGTTAAGTCGCTTCCCGAGCTGCGCGAGGATGCGAATGGTATTGTTGATGGTCCCAAGCAGTACATCTTTGCCGCAACCCAGCGCTGGATGAATCCGAAGGGCATGGGTACCAAGTACGGCATTGACGGCTGGCGCCTCGACGTTGCCTACTGCATAGGTCATCCCTTCTGGAAGCAGTGGCGCAAGCACGTTCGCTCCATCAACCCCCAAGCCTATATGACCGCCGAGATTGTCGAAGCTCCCGAAAAGGTAAAGCCTTACCTCCTGGGCGATGAGTTCGATGCCGAGATGAACTACAACTTTGCCTTTACCTGTGCCGAGTTCTTCATCAACCCCGACTCCATGCGCATCAGCGCCTCCAAGTTCGATAGAAAGTTGCGCGATTTAAGGGAGTACTACCCTCAGGGTGTTGCCTACGTGGTGCAGAACCTCTTTGGCAGCCACGACGCCAACCGAATTGGGTCTCACATTGTAAACCGTGGCATCTGCAACTACCGCAACTGGGGCACATACTTTGGCAAGTCGCAGGCGGCAAACAATCCGAAGTATAGCGTTCGTAAGCCTAACGCCGAGGAGCTGCAGTTGCAAAAGCTCGTTGCAATTATGCAGATGACCTATGTTGGTGCTCCAATGGTGTACTACGGCGATGAGGTTGGTATGTGGGGCGGCAACGATCCCGACTGCCGCAAGCCTATGGTTTGGGACGATATTACCTACGCCGATGAGGTTTACAACGTCGATGGCTCCAAGCGCACCCCCGATAGGGTAGAGGTGAACAGGGAGTTGCAGGCGCACTACAAGAAGCTCATCGGAATACGCAACGCGAACCCAGCCCTACAGCTGGGCACCTTTAAAACCCTCATTGCCGACGATGCTAAGGACGTTTACGTCTTTGAGCGCGAGTACAAGGGACGCAAGCTAATAGTGGCTCTTAACAACTCCGTTAAGGAGCAGGTGGTTACCCTTGCAGGGGTAACAGGCCAATCGATGAGCGATCTGCTTAACGGGAAAACCTACAGCGCTGTAAAGGGTAACCTTACGCTTACCGTTTCTCCTAAGTGGGCTGATATCGTAAGGGTGCGCTAG
- a CDS encoding nitrophenyl compound nitroreductase subunit ArsF family protein, giving the protein MKHLFLLSLALMLAVAGFSADAKSAKKEAKATVNPKVEVYYFHFTRRCPTCLAVESESKKAVEALYPAQVKSGQVTFTSINLDDASSKAAASKCKAEGQSLLVVSGSKRADLTSKGFMYAKSNPEKLKVALGKAIEEVLKK; this is encoded by the coding sequence ATGAAACATCTTTTTCTTTTAAGCCTAGCGCTTATGCTTGCTGTTGCTGGATTTTCGGCAGATGCGAAGAGCGCAAAAAAGGAGGCTAAGGCAACGGTTAACCCTAAGGTAGAGGTTTACTACTTCCACTTTACCCGTAGGTGCCCAACTTGCTTGGCCGTAGAGAGCGAGTCGAAGAAGGCGGTTGAGGCGCTTTATCCCGCGCAGGTTAAAAGCGGACAGGTGACCTTTACCAGCATCAACCTCGACGATGCGAGCAGCAAGGCCGCTGCCAGCAAGTGTAAGGCAGAGGGGCAAAGCTTGCTAGTGGTAAGCGGCAGCAAAAGAGCTGACCTTACCTCGAAGGGCTTCATGTATGCAAAATCGAATCCCGAAAAGCTAAAAGTGGCACTCGGAAAGGCTATCGAAGAGGTGTTGAAGAAATAG
- a CDS encoding aromatic aminobenezylarsenical efflux permease ArsG family transporter gives MELLQSILDSTQYSFLTAIVLGLMTAISPCPLATNISAIGFIGRDIENKNRVFVSGLVYTLGRAISYTGLAVVLFLGANQMSITMLFQGWGEKLLGPLLVVIGLFMLDVIKLNFPMFSKLTETLGERSKGSYWGTLLLGMVFALAFCPYSGVLYFAMLIPITITSASGLYLPVLFAVATGLPVIVFAWLLAFAIGNVGKTYNRIKAFELWFRRVVAVLFILIGVYYIVLFFI, from the coding sequence ATGGAACTATTGCAAAGCATACTCGATAGCACACAATACTCATTTCTAACGGCAATTGTGCTAGGGCTGATGACCGCCATCAGCCCTTGTCCTCTTGCTACCAACATTTCGGCTATTGGCTTTATTGGGCGCGATATCGAAAATAAGAATAGGGTGTTTGTAAGCGGTTTGGTTTACACCCTTGGCAGAGCCATTAGCTACACCGGATTGGCGGTCGTCCTGTTTTTGGGCGCCAACCAGATGAGCATTACCATGCTCTTTCAGGGTTGGGGTGAAAAGCTGCTAGGTCCGTTGCTGGTTGTTATTGGGCTTTTTATGCTCGATGTTATAAAGTTAAACTTTCCGATGTTCTCTAAGCTAACCGAGACGCTGGGAGAGAGGAGCAAAGGAAGCTACTGGGGGACCCTGCTACTGGGGATGGTGTTTGCGCTTGCCTTTTGCCCCTACAGCGGCGTGCTCTACTTTGCCATGCTGATCCCAATAACCATAACAAGTGCAAGCGGGCTTTACCTGCCAGTGCTTTTTGCCGTAGCAACAGGGCTTCCGGTGATTGTTTTTGCCTGGCTGTTGGCTTTTGCCATCGGCAATGTCGGGAAAACGTACAACCGGATTAAGGCATTCGAGCTCTGGTTTCGCAGGGTGGTTGCCGTGCTGTTTATCCTGATTGGGGTATACTATATCGTGCTATTCTTTATCTAA
- a CDS encoding winged helix-turn-helix domain-containing protein — protein MAKKEKYYTEKQEKLARYGKALSHPVRIFILDYLANNLDRCCYSGDMVENLPIARSTLSEHLKELKNAGLIQGEINPPYIKYCINRQNWEEAKLLYAEFFKR, from the coding sequence ATGGCAAAAAAGGAGAAATACTACACCGAAAAGCAGGAGAAGTTGGCACGATACGGTAAGGCTTTATCGCATCCCGTGCGAATTTTCATCCTCGACTACCTAGCCAACAACCTCGACAGGTGTTGCTATAGCGGTGATATGGTAGAAAATCTTCCGATTGCCCGTTCGACGCTCTCCGAGCATCTTAAGGAACTTAAGAATGCGGGGCTAATTCAGGGCGAGATAAATCCACCGTACATAAAGTACTGTATAAATAGGCAGAATTGGGAGGAGGCTAAGCTTCTTTATGCCGAATTCTTTAAGCGATAG
- a CDS encoding GAF domain-containing protein, translating into MFESIKGFFSIKNQKSLQGKIFRDATFTFGAVLAVTGAFFAYTNWTTSKENAEKYYTQQAQVNATGAKMRIYRTIGTARTLTIALDNILQSGSSLRDSSISRLLTSVTQRLTKYNDITLYHAAYFSIDSKYLQGDGSEGHVLYISTADRPGVTRQVKQGFDQSGVDKCLQHAESIDKTVISEPYTSSYPNGSPAAYVATIAAPIEFNGKVVGAAAVDMPLDQMQRITKKTAVPEGASAYLISHDQQMVTNTNDELYGKPLAADTDPKLKETLQTIFTEKDKSLGSYYVETDDVSHFVAPVNADQDYTTWAMGLTIPNSVLYKKALTDTILAIIVSIIGLVICSFMSSNMAKRITNPINKMNDSITKLGLGDVRNTKKLDTSDQTEIGQINRSVNNLIDSLGEAVHFANEIGKGNFDEDLKLQSENDNIGLALLEMKESLRQSKSQEHQRQEEEMRNNWANEGVAKFAEILRSNHADIGELSHQIISNLVKYLGINQGGLFVQNDNETQYLDMTACFAYNRRKLMDRRIEVGEGLVGRCYVEAEPIYLLEIPDNYITITSGLGDTAPRCLLLVPLMVDKEVNGVIELASLQPLEEYKISFVQKVAESIASTLKAARVNERTAKLLEQTKLQAEEMAAAEEEMRQNLEELQSTQEEMARVQEDQKLAMDKINTDNQMFEALLRSTSEYVNFKDNHGRYLRISESSKRLFEIDRIEDAVGKTATDLFSTDVATIIDQEDNDVMASQRPIIKQRGQFKFKDGVVVNIEKDKYPVKNASGEVVGLVSIYKEV; encoded by the coding sequence ATGTTTGAATCTATTAAAGGCTTCTTCTCCATCAAGAATCAGAAGTCGTTACAAGGGAAGATCTTCAGGGATGCGACATTCACATTTGGCGCAGTATTGGCTGTAACGGGAGCATTCTTTGCGTACACGAACTGGACAACCAGCAAGGAAAACGCCGAAAAGTACTACACCCAGCAGGCACAGGTAAACGCCACGGGGGCTAAAATGCGCATCTACCGCACCATCGGAACCGCACGTACCTTGACCATAGCGCTGGACAATATCCTGCAGAGCGGGTCGTCGCTTCGCGACAGCTCGATCTCGCGCCTGCTCACCAGCGTTACCCAGCGGCTGACTAAGTACAACGACATCACGCTGTACCACGCCGCCTACTTTTCAATAGACTCCAAATACCTTCAGGGCGATGGCTCGGAGGGGCATGTGCTCTACATCTCTACAGCCGATAGGCCTGGGGTAACCCGCCAGGTAAAGCAGGGATTCGACCAGAGCGGCGTCGACAAGTGCCTACAGCACGCCGAGTCCATCGACAAGACCGTAATATCAGAACCTTATACCAGCAGCTACCCCAACGGGTCGCCAGCTGCCTACGTGGCCACCATTGCCGCCCCCATCGAGTTTAACGGCAAGGTAGTAGGGGCGGCCGCCGTAGATATGCCGCTCGATCAGATGCAGCGCATCACCAAAAAGACGGCAGTTCCCGAAGGGGCATCGGCCTACCTGATATCGCACGACCAGCAGATGGTCACCAACACCAACGACGAACTCTACGGCAAGCCGCTAGCAGCCGATACCGACCCCAAACTGAAGGAGACGCTACAGACCATCTTTACGGAGAAGGATAAGAGCCTAGGATCGTACTACGTTGAAACCGATGACGTATCGCACTTTGTGGCACCAGTCAACGCCGACCAGGACTACACCACCTGGGCCATGGGACTAACCATTCCGAACAGCGTACTCTACAAGAAGGCGCTAACCGATACCATCCTGGCCATTATCGTATCGATAATTGGCTTGGTGATCTGCTCGTTCATGAGCAGCAATATGGCCAAGCGCATCACCAACCCCATCAACAAGATGAACGATAGCATCACCAAGCTGGGGCTAGGCGACGTGAGGAACACCAAGAAGCTCGACACCTCCGACCAAACGGAGATCGGCCAGATCAACCGATCGGTGAATAACCTGATCGACTCCTTGGGCGAGGCGGTTCACTTTGCCAACGAAATCGGCAAGGGCAACTTCGATGAGGACTTAAAACTCCAGAGCGAGAACGACAATATCGGACTGGCGCTGCTAGAGATGAAGGAGAGCCTGCGCCAGAGCAAGAGCCAGGAGCATCAGCGCCAGGAGGAGGAAATGCGCAACAACTGGGCTAACGAAGGGGTGGCCAAGTTCGCCGAGATCCTGCGCAGCAACCATGCCGACATCGGCGAGCTGTCACATCAGATCATCAGCAACCTGGTGAAGTACCTCGGCATCAACCAAGGCGGACTCTTCGTGCAAAACGATAATGAGACGCAGTACCTCGATATGACTGCCTGCTTTGCCTACAACCGCCGCAAACTGATGGATCGCCGCATCGAGGTTGGCGAAGGACTCGTTGGCCGCTGCTACGTAGAGGCTGAGCCCATCTACCTACTCGAAATTCCAGACAACTATATCACCATCACCTCCGGGTTGGGTGATACGGCTCCACGCTGTCTCCTCCTAGTACCCCTAATGGTAGACAAAGAGGTGAACGGCGTAATCGAATTAGCCTCACTGCAACCCCTCGAAGAGTACAAGATTAGCTTCGTACAAAAGGTTGCCGAGAGCATTGCCTCTACCCTTAAGGCAGCCCGCGTAAACGAGCGCACCGCCAAATTGCTTGAGCAAACCAAACTTCAGGCCGAGGAAATGGCCGCTGCCGAAGAGGAGATGCGCCAGAACCTAGAGGAGTTGCAATCTACCCAAGAGGAGATGGCCCGCGTGCAGGAAGACCAGAAGCTGGCGATGGACAAGATCAACACCGATAACCAGATGTTCGAGGCGCTGCTTAGAAGTACGTCGGAATACGTCAACTTTAAGGATAACCATGGCCGTTACCTCCGAATAAGCGAATCTTCTAAGAGGCTGTTCGAGATAGATCGAATTGAAGATGCCGTAGGCAAAACCGCCACCGATCTATTCAGTACCGACGTCGCAACCATAATTGACCAGGAGGACAACGATGTTATGGCCAGCCAAAGGCCAATCATCAAGCAAAGGGGTCAGTTTAAATTCAAGGATGGCGTTGTTGTAAACATAGAGAAAGACAAGTACCCCGTAAAGAATGCCAGCGGGGAGGTTGTTGGACTAGTATCGATATACAAAGAGGTGTAA
- a CDS encoding thioredoxin family protein: MDIKVLGPGCTRCKNLEKIVYDAVAELGVNATITKVSDVVEIMKYGVMATPALVVNENVEIKGRVPSKDEVKEVLAKY; this comes from the coding sequence ATGGATATAAAAGTATTAGGTCCAGGGTGTACAAGGTGCAAGAACCTAGAGAAGATTGTTTACGATGCCGTAGCCGAACTAGGCGTGAATGCCACCATCACTAAGGTTAGCGATGTTGTTGAGATTATGAAGTATGGGGTTATGGCTACTCCTGCTCTTGTGGTTAACGAAAATGTAGAGATTAAGGGGCGCGTACCATCCAAGGATGAGGTTAAAGAGGTGCTCGCTAAGTATTAA
- a CDS encoding ATP-binding cassette domain-containing protein, whose protein sequence is MALNTIIEIKDATIFQGKNVVLNNVNLDIEKGQLVYFVGKVGSGKSTLIKVLTAELRLDEGEGTICGFDFRKIKNKEIPMLRRKLGVVFQDFQLLNDRSVRENLEFVLKSTGWKNRVEIETRINDVLEKVKMQLKDYKYPFQLSGGEQQRIAIARALLNNPEVLLADEPTGNLDPEASEDIMKLLLEISITGCTVIIATHNYSLIKKFPSRVIRFENETMAEISPEASIGQ, encoded by the coding sequence ATGGCACTAAACACAATTATTGAGATAAAGGACGCTACCATTTTCCAAGGTAAAAACGTAGTACTGAACAACGTCAACCTCGACATCGAGAAGGGGCAGCTGGTGTACTTTGTGGGTAAGGTAGGTAGCGGAAAGTCAACCCTCATAAAAGTTCTTACCGCAGAGCTCAGACTCGACGAAGGCGAAGGCACCATCTGCGGATTCGACTTCCGAAAGATTAAGAATAAGGAGATTCCGATGCTCCGCCGCAAGCTGGGCGTGGTATTCCAGGACTTCCAGCTGCTCAACGACCGCTCGGTGCGCGAAAACCTGGAGTTCGTGCTAAAATCGACCGGCTGGAAGAACAGGGTTGAAATAGAGACGCGGATCAACGACGTGCTCGAAAAGGTGAAGATGCAGCTGAAGGACTACAAGTATCCGTTTCAGCTATCGGGAGGCGAGCAGCAGCGCATTGCCATTGCCCGAGCGCTGCTCAACAACCCCGAGGTGCTGCTTGCCGATGAGCCCACCGGCAACCTCGACCCCGAAGCATCGGAGGATATCATGAAGCTGCTGCTGGAGATCAGCATCACCGGCTGTACGGTCATCATCGCAACGCACAACTACAGCCTCATCAAAAAATTCCCATCCAGGGTTATCCGCTTCGAAAATGAGACAATGGCTGAAATAAGCCCCGAAGCAAGCATCGGGCAGTAG
- a CDS encoding permease, producing the protein MRLSKPAIIPFLLLPVWYLLYRSLQPAADWIVDSALGLERGAHLTEALRFFIFEVPKVLLLLALIIFFVGIIRSYFSPERTRRMLEGKSLFTGNVMAAGLGIVTPFCSCSAIPLFLGFVESGVPLGVTFSFLIAAPMINEVAVVLLFGMFGWQTALIYVVTGLAIAILAGWTIGKLRLEHWVQDWVYQTRFSDSGDAEETISFEQRIRFGYVAVKDIVGKVWIYVMLGIAVGAGAHGYVPEDFMASLMGKSAWYSVPLSVLIGVPLYSNAAGIVPIVSVLIEKGASLGTALAFMMAVIGLSLPEMIILKKVLKLPMILTFAGIVALGIMVVGYLFNLVF; encoded by the coding sequence ATGCGATTGAGTAAGCCAGCTATTATACCTTTTCTCCTTCTTCCGGTTTGGTACCTGCTGTACCGAAGCCTACAGCCTGCAGCCGACTGGATAGTCGATTCGGCGCTTGGGCTCGAAAGAGGGGCTCACCTTACCGAAGCCTTGCGCTTCTTCATCTTCGAGGTGCCCAAGGTGCTACTTCTGCTAGCCCTAATCATCTTTTTTGTGGGTATCATTCGGTCGTACTTTTCGCCCGAGCGCACCCGAAGGATGCTGGAGGGCAAGTCGCTATTCACGGGCAACGTAATGGCGGCGGGGCTTGGCATTGTTACTCCATTCTGCTCGTGCTCGGCTATTCCGCTCTTCCTCGGATTTGTGGAGTCGGGTGTTCCGCTGGGGGTGACCTTTTCGTTCCTTATTGCCGCCCCAATGATTAACGAGGTAGCCGTGGTGCTGCTCTTCGGGATGTTTGGCTGGCAGACGGCGCTAATCTACGTTGTAACGGGACTGGCAATAGCTATACTTGCCGGTTGGACTATCGGAAAACTTCGGCTGGAGCATTGGGTGCAGGACTGGGTTTACCAAACCCGATTCAGCGATTCGGGCGATGCCGAGGAGACGATCTCCTTCGAGCAGCGCATCAGGTTTGGCTACGTTGCAGTGAAGGATATCGTAGGCAAGGTTTGGATTTATGTGATGCTGGGTATTGCCGTTGGGGCAGGCGCCCATGGCTACGTTCCCGAAGATTTTATGGCTTCGCTTATGGGAAAGTCCGCCTGGTATAGCGTCCCCCTGTCAGTTTTAATTGGCGTTCCGCTATACTCCAACGCGGCAGGAATTGTACCTATCGTTTCGGTGCTCATCGAGAAGGGGGCATCGCTGGGAACGGCTCTGGCATTTATGATGGCTGTAATCGGGCTGTCGCTGCCCGAGATGATTATCCTGAAGAAGGTGCTGAAGCTGCCAATGATTTTAACCTTTGCGGGTATCGTTGCCCTAGGCATTATGGTGGTGGGGTATCTGTTTAATCTGGTGTTCTAA